The genomic segment GACTGGCAGGGCATTGACGGTGAAGATGCGAACGCCGGCCTTTTGCGCATCGGTTTCGAAATTCTTGAACGGCTGAGAAACCCTCCAGCCATCGGCTTCCTGGGTCGTATTGAAGGCGACCAAAAAGAACGTTGTCGGTGGCACGCCGTCTATGGCGCTGGGGCTGGTGTCGTGGGAGACAAGCCGGCCATTGAAAGCTGGCAGGCTCTCGGTCAGCTTGGTGGTTAGGGCAGGGACGAGGGTTGCGTCTGTCGTCGACGTCATCTCGACCGCAGCATAGGTGCTGATGGCGATATCGGAACGGTTCGCGCGCCGTTCACCGGGAACGTGCAGGCCATGTGGACCATGGACGCCATGGATCCCGCTGTGGAACCCGCCGCCTCCGCCAAAGCCACCGCCCATATGGCCGCCTCCCCGAGCACTCGCCAGCGCTGGCCAGAGGGCGAGGGGGATGAGGAGAAAAAGCGAAACAGGTCTCAACACGATCATTCTCCCGGCTGCCCGCGGCCCGAAGCCGGAGGAGCTATCACGGGATTGGAGCAACACTACGAACGGTCCTCGAAAGATTGGGGGAGAACTCACAGCGAGCGGAGGGCACCATCTTCGTTTGCGCTTGGATGGCACCGCCCGCTGACTGGCCGCAAATGCTTCCTCCGGCTGAACAATCCGAGGTGGTTTAGACGGGAACGATCATTGCGCTGGTAGCATGGCTCGTCTTCTCTTTGCGCCTTTGCGGGAGCCAGCGAACAGGAGCAGAATATTGTCATTGATGTCGTGATGGGACGCAACAATTGCGTTAGCGCGTTTGAATTATCAGCTGGCGATTGTTCCGCTGGGTCGCGTGAAACGGTCGCCGCTTATTCGGGAGGTCGCGATGCCAAACGGGTCTGTCCGCTGGCTGCTTATTCTTCCTTACATCGGACTGTTGTGGGTGCCTTTCTATAACAGGCACGATCCGGTGTTGTTCGGCTTTCCATTTTTCTATTGGTACCAACTGGCCTGGGTTCCGCTCTCGGCGCTCCTGACGTGGATCGTCTATAGGAGCATGCCCCATGACGACTGAAGTCGACACCACCGCACTTGCGGTCTTCACCTTCTTCTTCGTGCTGGTCACGGTGATGGGATTCATCGCGGCGCGCTGGCGCCGGCCCGCGACGCTGGCGCGGATCGATGAATGGGGATTGGGCGGGCGCTCCTTCGGCACATGGATCACCTGGTTTCTCATCGGCGGTGATTTCTATACCGCCTATACGGTGATCGCTGTTCCCGCGCTGGTCTATGCTGTCGGCGCTTACGGCTTCTTTGCCTTGCCATATACGATCATCGTTTATCCCTTCGTCTTCCTCGTCATGCCGGTTTTGTGGAAACGAGCGCGCGATCTGAACTACATCACTGCCGCCGATGTGGTGCATGGGCAATATGGCTCGCGGGCGCTTGAACTGGCGGTGGCGGCCACCGGCGTCATCGCCACCATGCCCTATATCGCCTTGCAGCTCGTCGGTATGACGGCGGCGTTGAGGGCGCTGGGCCTGCATGGCGAAATCCCGCTGGCGATCGCCTTCATCGTGCTGGCGCTTTACACCTATTCGGCGGGCTTGCGCGCCCCGGCACTGATCGCCTTCGTCAAGGACATCATGATCTATATCGTGGTGATCGCAGCGGTGGCGTTGATCCCCTCGCGGCTCGGCGGCTATGCGCATGTGTTCGAAGCTGCCGATGCGGCCTTCAAGGCTAAGGGGTCGGGAAGCCTGTTGCTCGAGGGCAATCAATATGTCGCCTATGCGACCCTGGCGCTTGGTTCGGCGCTGGCCGCCTTTATGTATCCGCACACGCTGACCGGTATTTTCGCGTCGAAGAGCGGCAATACCATTCGCAAGAACGCGGTCCTGCTGCCAGTCTATACGCTGCTGCTCGGTCTGCTCGCGCTGCTCGGCTATATGGGCCATGCCGCCAGCTTGAAACTGTCGAGCCCCAACGACGTGGTGCCGCAACTGTTCAAGACTCTGTTCCCGAGCTGGTTTGCGGGTTTCGCTTTCGCTGCCATTGCCATCGGCGCCTTGGTGCCGGCGGCGGTCATGAGCATCGGCGCGGCCAATCTGTTCACGCGCAATTTCTGGAAGGCTTATATCAACCCGGCGGTCAGCGAGGCGGGGGAGGCCAATGTGGCGAAGATGACGTCGCTGGTCATCAAGGCTGGGGCGCTGCTCGTCATTCTGTTCCTGCCGACGCAGTTCGCACTCGACTTGCAGCTGCTTGGCGGCGTGTGGATCCTGCAGACATTGCCGGCGGTGGTGTTCGGCCTCTACACCAATTGGTTCCGCGCGCCGGCTCTGTTCGCGGGATGGTTTGTCGGTTTCTTCGGCGGCACATATCTCGCCTGGGACGCCGGCTTGAAACCGCTGCATGCGGTCAGCCTGGGCGGTACGCCAGTGACCATCTATATCGGCCTGTTGGCGCTGGCCGCTAATATCATCGTCGCCTGCGTGCTGAACGCAATTCTGCCGGCGCGGGAGACGGCCAGGGCGTAAGCGCCTTAGCCGCTTATTCCGCTGGCTCGCAAATCGCAGCGTCGACCGGCGCGTTGGAGCCATCGCCCGCGAGCGTGCGTTGGCCGAGCAGCACGGTCGTGAGGGCGATGAGGCTGGCTGCGACCGAAACCCAGAAGCCATTGTAGGCGCCGAATGTGTCGACCACCCAACCGGTGACAAAAGCGCCGAGCGCCATGCCGATGCCGATCCCCGTCATCACCCAGGTGATGCCTTCGGTCAGTAGGGCGGGGGGCACACGCCGTTCGATCAGGCCGAAAGAGGTGATGAAGGTCGGCGAGACCGCGACGCCACTGACGAAAAGC from the Beijerinckia sp. 28-YEA-48 genome contains:
- a CDS encoding DUF3311 domain-containing protein, which translates into the protein MPNGSVRWLLILPYIGLLWVPFYNRHDPVLFGFPFFYWYQLAWVPLSALLTWIVYRSMPHDD
- a CDS encoding sodium:solute symporter family protein, whose amino-acid sequence is MTTEVDTTALAVFTFFFVLVTVMGFIAARWRRPATLARIDEWGLGGRSFGTWITWFLIGGDFYTAYTVIAVPALVYAVGAYGFFALPYTIIVYPFVFLVMPVLWKRARDLNYITAADVVHGQYGSRALELAVAATGVIATMPYIALQLVGMTAALRALGLHGEIPLAIAFIVLALYTYSAGLRAPALIAFVKDIMIYIVVIAAVALIPSRLGGYAHVFEAADAAFKAKGSGSLLLEGNQYVAYATLALGSALAAFMYPHTLTGIFASKSGNTIRKNAVLLPVYTLLLGLLALLGYMGHAASLKLSSPNDVVPQLFKTLFPSWFAGFAFAAIAIGALVPAAVMSIGAANLFTRNFWKAYINPAVSEAGEANVAKMTSLVIKAGALLVILFLPTQFALDLQLLGGVWILQTLPAVVFGLYTNWFRAPALFAGWFVGFFGGTYLAWDAGLKPLHAVSLGGTPVTIYIGLLALAANIIVACVLNAILPARETARA